One window of the Tetragenococcus koreensis genome contains the following:
- a CDS encoding glutathione S-transferase family protein gives MGLLVDGKWYDQWYDTESTGGRFIRSDSQFRNWVTKDGSAGPTGEGGFKAEPDRYHLYVSLACPWASRTLIVRKIKGLEDMITLSVVNPYMGENGWTFAEDQGVIPDPILKADYLYQIYTHVDPDYSGRVTVPVLYDKKQNKIVSNESSEIMRMFNSAFDEVGAEAGDYYPEELRPEIDAINDKVYNNVNNGVYKTGFATEQNVYEQEVKNVFTVLDELEERLAQQPYLVGDQLTEADWRLFTTLVRFDSVYFGHFKCNIHALTDYKNLWRYTRELYNYPGVKDTVDFYHIKNHYYRSHPTINPNGIVPVGPELDWSLDD, from the coding sequence ATGGGATTACTAGTTGATGGCAAGTGGTACGATCAATGGTATGATACTGAAAGTACAGGAGGACGTTTCATTCGCAGTGATTCACAATTTCGTAACTGGGTAACAAAAGATGGTAGTGCAGGTCCGACAGGTGAAGGCGGATTTAAAGCCGAACCAGATCGCTATCATTTATATGTTTCTTTAGCTTGCCCCTGGGCGAGCCGTACGTTGATTGTGCGTAAGATTAAAGGGTTGGAAGACATGATTACACTGTCTGTCGTTAATCCTTATATGGGTGAAAATGGCTGGACTTTTGCAGAGGACCAAGGGGTTATTCCAGATCCAATATTAAAGGCAGACTATTTATACCAAATCTATACTCACGTAGATCCGGATTATAGTGGACGAGTTACTGTTCCGGTTTTATATGACAAAAAGCAAAACAAGATTGTCAGTAACGAGTCTTCTGAAATTATGCGGATGTTCAATTCTGCCTTTGATGAAGTAGGCGCTGAAGCTGGGGATTATTACCCTGAAGAATTGCGTCCAGAAATTGATGCAATCAATGATAAAGTTTATAATAACGTGAATAATGGGGTATATAAAACCGGCTTTGCAACCGAACAAAACGTTTATGAACAAGAAGTCAAAAACGTCTTTACTGTTTTGGATGAATTAGAAGAAAGGCTAGCGCAACAGCCTTATTTGGTGGGGGATCAATTAACGGAAGCAGACTGGCGTTTATTTACTACTTTGGTGCGTTTTGACAGTGTTTATTTCGGACATTTCAAATGCAATATTCACGCATTAACAGATTATAAAAACTTATGGCGCTATACCAGAGAATTGTATAATTACCCTGGGGTTAAAGACACAGTTGATTTTTATCATATCAAAAATCATTATTATAGAAGCCATCCTACGATTAACCCAAATGGTATTGTACCAGTGGGTCCAGAATTAGACTGGAGTTTGGATGATTAA
- a CDS encoding methylated-DNA--[protein]-cysteine S-methyltransferase, with product MMIYMNKTDSPLGPLVLTSDGENLTGLWFENRSTIQESWQEKELPIFTETQSWLQEYFTGKDPAWMLPVKPEGTDYRKNVWKALLEVPYGETTSYKDIAQMVDAASPDRKTSARAVGGAVGKNPISIIIPCHRIIGSDGDLTGYGGGIDRKIKLLELEKSL from the coding sequence ATGATGATTTACATGAATAAAACAGACAGTCCTCTAGGTCCATTGGTTTTGACTAGCGATGGCGAAAATTTAACCGGTTTATGGTTTGAAAATCGTTCAACCATTCAAGAAAGCTGGCAGGAAAAAGAACTTCCGATTTTTACTGAAACGCAATCCTGGTTGCAGGAATATTTTACTGGTAAAGACCCTGCTTGGATGTTGCCGGTAAAACCTGAAGGAACTGATTACCGTAAAAATGTATGGAAAGCATTATTAGAAGTTCCTTATGGAGAAACTACCTCTTATAAAGACATTGCTCAAATGGTAGACGCAGCCTCACCTGATAGAAAAACTTCTGCTCGAGCTGTGGGCGGCGCCGTCGGGAAAAATCCGATTTCGATTATCATCCCTTGTCATCGCATCATTGGTAGCGATGGTGATTTAACTGGCTATGGCGGCGGTATAGATCGGAAAATAAAACTTTTGGAATTAGAAAAAAGTTTATAA